TGTCTTTTCGTTGATTCCCTCGTAAGTGACAGATGTTCCCATCAGATAAAAAATATGGGAAAGCAGGATGACAAGGGCGATCAAGGCGACAAAAATTACTACCGGATGCGGAACTTTATTCCCCACCCTTTCAATTCCATCGAGCAGTCGTTGCATGAACGGTTTGCTCTCCTCGGGCGCATGGCCCATGGTTGCTGCACGTTGCATAAAAACTCCTCCTTTTTAAGTCTAGAACTCCCAGCCTGGACCGAGGATGAACCGGAGATCCCCCTTCTGGCTACTGGGAGCTGGTTGACT
This genomic stretch from Pedosphaera parvula Ellin514 harbors:
- a CDS encoding AbgT family transporter; protein product: MQRAATMGHAPEESKPFMQRLLDGIERVGNKVPHPVVIFVALIALVILLSHIFYLMGTSVTYEGINEKT